A region of Vitis riparia cultivar Riparia Gloire de Montpellier isolate 1030 chromosome 12, EGFV_Vit.rip_1.0, whole genome shotgun sequence DNA encodes the following proteins:
- the LOC117926922 gene encoding protein NOI4-like, translated as MSEKGQPLPKFGDWDVNDPTSADGFTMIFNKARDEKKTGGKPDSPAKEDSAFKHGADLGKPQSKKWFCCMQSTYAES; from the exons GAAAAAGGTCAACCATTACCAAAATTTGGTGACTGGGACGTTAATGACCCAACTTCAGCTGATGGGTTCACAATGATCTTCAACAAAGCTAGGGATGAAAAAAAGACGGGGGGCAAGCCTGACTCACCTGCAAAAGAGGACTCCGCATTTAAGCATGGAGCAGATCTTGGAAAGCCTCAGTCT AAAAAATGGTTTTGCTGCATGCAATCAACCTATGCTGAGTCCTGA